The Leishmania donovani BPK282A1 complete genome, chromosome 10 genomic interval CAATTGCGCACCGTGAGCGCGGTAGCTAGTCGAGGTAACTCGGCGTCGCCTGGTGTCAGCCGGCCTTGTCCCGGGCCCGCTGTGCAGGACGTCGACGGACGCCCGCAAGACCCGTTTATGTTGccggccagcagcgcctgcggcgCTCAGGCGAGTTCCACGAGCCACCCCGGCCACTTCAGAGGCGCTAGCGGCGTGTCGGCCAGCATGTCAGGCTGCACGTCGCTAGGCGATGCcccggccgccgcgcctgcgaTAGAGGCACTGAACCGTCTCTCCTCTTCAACACCACTGAACGCGCCCGCTAGTCGTGATGAGACAACGATATCTTCCGAGGGCAGCCAGCACGCGCGGCTGCTTCTGCAGGACACCTCCTGCGTGGCCGCCCCGCGTCCGGCGATGCCCGCAGAGAGCACGCTGCCgtccgcctcgtccatgCCCGACGCCCAAGGCCCCATGTTGTagcacctccgctgccttTAAAATGCTAGactgcgcctgtgtgtgcatcaGTACCTGTGCTGTCATCTACATGCTGCTCCTGGGCTTCGGTGAGCGAGTGCTTGTGGTCAGTGGAGTGAGGAAAGAACTGGGTGCATAGGCCGATCTGTcaccgccagccgctgctgaccTCCTCATCTTTTCATTcctgaggaggaggaggaggggagaagggctCCTCTTGGGCGTTGTCATACCCTCGAGGCAACGCGCACCCACTCACCGCGGTCACGCTAGAGAAGGTTGGAGGGTGGGCTGTAATGATGGCAGCAGTGAGAGGTTCATGCAGCACGCCCTCCCTTCACCCAACGTCTCCCGTTGTCTCCGAGGCGCACTtgaagacacacacgcaatgCCTAGCCACCCTTGTTTGCACAGGCGTATTCTCCCGGTGGTGCTTGCGTGGTGGCGgtttccccttccctccctcagcTGTCTTTCTCTATCTTCCTTTCTAGTCATCTTTTCTTTATGTTGTGCCAACTAAGCCTTGAAGCCACTACCGCCACCGATGtacacgctcacacacacacacacacacacgcgcgcgcaccgtATGTCATCTGGAGCACCACCACTGTGTTGCGGGTGTCTCCCACTCATTCCTTTGTATTGCCCTTTATTTTTCTTTAGCCGCTCTactccctccttccctctctctttccttccccGGTTGCCTGCCTgtatgtgcctgtgtgtgtgtgtgtgtgtgtgacccTCCTTCATGAATGAAGCCcatttttccttttctctgccactctcttcccctccctctcctccctttcctctcttgtCTTCGTCATTTACCTCTTCCTCTATGACGTATGTGAGTGTATGAGTGTACGtacgcacccacacacaccacgtCTCCGGCCTTAACCCAGTCGGTGCGTTGCGCGAGTGCTCACGgcacctctttctccttctcttcttaTACGCTGAAGGtgatctctctctgtcgggTGTCTTTCCGGGTATCGGTTCGATGTTGTGTAGGAGCCCGTTGCTggtgtgtgttgtgtgtgtgtgtaactGAACGGGCACCGTGTTGCATGTTGCCTGTGCATGCTGTTGTCGAGGACTGTATCCGTCCATCCGCCCACCCGCCGCTGTGCCGACTGCCCGCCCACCGTCCCCCatctcttttcttctctcctctcctcgtctctctgccttttcATGTGTGTTTCGAGTCTGGTGGCACTCCCTCCCCTGCCCCCTCTCGGGTGCGGCAGGGGGGACGAGATAGGAGTCGGCAAGAAGGGGAATACGTGAGGGACTGCGGAGGGAGGAGCAGCGAGCGCGAGGGGGAGACGGACAAACAACAAATAGCCAGCGGTCGCAACCGGAGAcgagaggagagcggcgtGCTTTCttctgcctcctctcctcctcaccgCCACGCCAGCTGACGTGCGGATGGCCGGGGCATCAGCCAGTCGTGCGGAATGCGCGAGGCTTTTGCACATTGTGAAGGTGGCGGCGAGAAATAGAGTCGGAAGTCTCCTCATGCGTCGCGCTGCTGGTCAGCAGCGCAGTCGGCACTGCTTTTCGGGTGGTGGAAAGGCTTCACATTTTGGTGGTTCTCTCACCATTCCCGTCAGAGCCGCGGCTCTcgtgcctccgcctcttcctcgcctttctctctccccctctcacaAGGGCGACGCCCGTGAGCTTCGCGTCCGCCATGATGCAACGAGCGCTGTTTTCGTGCCCCCTCTCTCATCTCTCTGCTGAATCGGGGGTTATTAGAAATCCCGTTTTCAATTTCGCAACaccccgtctctctctctctccctcccctgcctTCTTCTCTTCACGTCTGCCCAAATCACGGTCTACTTACCGCATTCAAcgacatacacacacctcGCCGGCATCCCTCCGACAACGCACTTGTACGCGGCCCGCGCGCCTCCGTCTCTGCGGtggtgcttctctctctcccctggACTTCTTCTCCCGTTCTCTGCGATCTACGCGATAGCGTTGCCCGCCATCTCTGTAATCTTTTCcggtgggtgtgcgcgttcTTCCGTCATGCGCGATGTGTCCCTTAGCCGGTGAGACAGTAGCTGCCTTTTATTGTGAGCAGGGCAAGCCCACGGAGTCGCCTGCGCGTCGCGGACGCGAGTACAATcgtctctctgtcgccccctctctctgtgttcgCGAGATTCGATGATGGACCACGACCACAGCACTTCGCTCACatgagaggcagagaggcagagagcaTGTTTCGCGggcctcttctctctgcacCCCTTTGGCAATATCACCGTCGTCCTAAAGGGTGTTTGTCGTGCCTCGCAGaagcaacggcagccgccagaGTGTCTCGCTTCCGTTCTTCAACGCAGGTATACGTCTTCCTCCGACTGACAGCCTTCACTTTCGAGTCCTCCTCGTGGTTCTCCACAGCTTCCTTCTCGCAGCAGTAccagccgcgtcgccgctggtgctgccgcggtcgCCATCAccttcgctgccgtcggccGATGCCGCTCGTGATTGCACGCTTTCCGCGTCTCCATCTCGCCAGTCACCgccgcatacgcacacgcacatgcgcaacGGTGACCCGAGAgcaccagagagagagggaggaggcgaaggcagAAGACCAGCCCTCGTGTACATTCTTCTCGGATACGTTTTCATCTTTATCAGTCGTCTCCGCTCCTCGTGATGACGTCGGGACACCGCTCAGCGCGTGGTGGTGCCACAGGGCCCAGCACACCCGCTCTCTGCGCGGGAAAGCCAAAGTAgccgtcccccccccctccctgctatccctgccaatgccNNNNNNNNNNNNNNNNNNNNNNNNNNNNNNNNNNNNNNNNNNNNNNNNNNNNNNNNNNNNNNNNNNNNNNNNNNNNNNNNNNNNNNNNNNNNNNNNNNNGGTCGCCATCAccttcgctgccgtcggccGATGCCGCTCGTGATTGCACGCTTTCCGCGTCTCCATCTCGCCAGTCACCgccgcatacgcacacgcacatgcgcaacGGTGACCCGAGAgcaccagagagagagggaggaggcgaaggcagAAGACCAGCCCTCGTGTACATTCTTCTCGGATACGTTTTCATCTTTATCAGTCGTCTCCGCTCCTCGTGATGACGTCGGGACACCGCTCAGCGCGTGGTGGTGCCACAGGGCCCAGCACACCCGCTCTCTGCGCGGGAAAGCCAAAGTAgccgtcccccccccctccctgctatccctgccaatgccgagccacttctggtggtgaAAGTTTCAAGCACCTACGACATGTGGAAGTTAGAGCGATGCGTGGCTGctggtgtcggcggccaggtcTTGGGCGGCGTGGCATCGGAGCGAGCCGAGCCCGTGAACACGTCGGTGCCATCCGCATGATGGGCGGAGAGTGTCCGCGTGGCTCGAACGTGTCTTgcccccggccctcgcaccacccactggtgtggggagcctgagcgCCACACGGAGAGGTGCACGGGGCGGCGACCGGCACAATgcgagcggctgtgaggcgacctgcagAGCAAGTGGTCGGTAGAGctcgaggcaggggccgcgTTCTCAGATGActggggggggaggcggtgcgtTGGCTGTAACGCGTGTGCCTACGGCTGCTGTGTACGACGCGATGGGGCCTGCGACGGGCCGGGGCGCGTAGAGCGGAGTTTGACCTCATGTTGTCTGGTAGACCGCTCACGCTGAAAGAGAAACCCTCCCTAAAGTTTCtacgccgccaccgtgccaccctcctcctcctccccgcgTGATTCTCTCGTTGCTTcgctcacgcgcacacgtacatgTGTACTGATTCTTCTCCCGtatcccctcccctgcctccACCGATTCTCTccgtctgtctctgtgtgtctgtctcgTCGCATCTCTTTCGACGTGAGGAGCACAGTAGGAATCCGCTCGTGGCTGCTGCNNNNNNNNNNNNNNNNNNNNNNNNNNNNNNNNNNNNNNNNNNNNNNNNNNNNNNNNNNNNNNNNNNNNNNNNNNNNNNNNNNNNNNNNNNNNNNNNNNNGGAGGCGGTGCGTTGGCTGTAACGCGTGTGCCTACGGCTGCTGTGTACGACGCGATGGGGCCTGCGACGGGCCGGGGCGCGTAGAGCGGAGTTTGACCTCATGTTGTCTGGTAGACCGCTCACGCTGAAAGAGAAACCCTCCCTAAAGTTTCtacgccgccaccgtgccaccctcctcctcctccccgcgTGATTCTCTCGTTGCTTcgctcacgcgcacacgtacatgTGTACTGATTCTTCTCCCGtatcccctcccctgcctccACCGATTCTCTccgtctgtctctgtgtgtctgtctcgTCGCATCTCTTTCGACGTGAGGAGCACAGTAGGAATCCGCTCGTGGCTGCTGCCCAGTGTGCTTTCCCACTGTCCTTTCCGCTGCGCAAGTGCGTGGCTGCctccgcctgcgtgcgtgcgaggtGTTGGGGCGTTTGCGTTGGGCCCCTTCGCCCCCGAAACAAAGCCTTTTGCATATCCATCATGCCAACGACTGACGGCCGCGTCCCAGGCGGCAAGTTACGGAGGAGCATGAGTCGCGTCTTTGTTgccttcttcgctgctgtgctttTCGTCGTCTTTCTCACCGCATACGACGTCGGCGTTGGCACCGCCAACCCGCTTCAGTCGCGGCACATGCAGCTCACGCAGAACGCAGTGAAGAAGAGTGAGGCAAATCTAGTGAACTGCCGCGAGGTCAACGCGGATTTAAagagcggtggtggcgtcaATGCCGCACAGGCGATTGCGGAGatgaggcggcagcgagaggaGCTGATGAACATCGTCGCGCTGGAGCGTGAGCGTGTAGTGTCGGCGCGTAGTCTGCTGCAGGTTTGCGAGGATGAGCTAGCCAGCGACCTCAGTGTACTCTTCGGTGTCGCCGACCACAACTTCACTGCGCGCATCCGGTCGTtggaggagaagcggaaACATTTGGAGGGTTTGCACTCGATGCTCAACACGACCCCGTTTGGTGCagtggagctgcgccgcagcagcgaaatCCGTGCACTGCAGGCGGCTCTCCTTCACGAGATGCGCGCCAGCAAGAAGAAAGCAGAAAACGGTGTGGCGAACGGCGAAGCGTGCACGAAGACTTCGGACAAGTACTCCGTCGTGTTCGACATCGGCAGCACTGGAAATCGTGTCCATGTCTACAAGTACAGAGTGGCCCCTGCCACGCataccgctgctgcggccggcAGTGAGCTCAGCGACATCGACCTCGTCGAGGAGTTGTTTGAGCTAAATCACAAAGCCCTTAGCGAGCTCGATAATCCGGTGCAGGATGCGCCGGAAGCCTTATGGGAGCTCTTCATGAAAGCCAAGTACTTTGTaccggcggagctgcacgcatgcacggcAGTCGAGTTCAAGGCTACCGCGGGACTGCGCATGCTGGGGATGGAGAAGGCCACCGAAATTCTTGACGGGATTCGCGCGCGCTACCGCAACGAAACGTTCTGGTTGCGCGGCAACGCACCGGTTCGCATCTTGGATGCCTGCGAGGAGGGCCCAATGGCGTGGCTCACGGTAAACTACTTACTGGGGGTATTCTCCAGGGGTACAAAGGCAACCGCCTCGACGGTGGCCGTCATCGACCTCGGAGGCGGCTCCACGCAGATCGTCTTCGAACCCGGCGAGAGCGCGTTCCACGGGATGCGCACCGATTTGCGCTACTCGGCAACCTTGGGCAGCCGGTCTGTGAGCGCCTACCAACACAGCTACGAAGGCTACGGCCTGCACGCGGCCACCAAGGAGCTGCTTTTCCACATTCAAGGCAAGAGCCAAGAGAAGCCGGGAGGCGgtaccaccaccagcacagcAACGACGACCACCACGACAACACCGGCAAACAGCGGCGACAAGGCTCTGCCTGTTTGGAACGTTCTGGGAAACCTGGGTGCAGACGGGagcagcgagcgagacggCATCGTCACCAAGAgagcgccgccgatgccaccaccgccactgccggacgcggaggcggtggaggcgttCCCCTGCTTCGCTGTCGGCTACGAAGACCCGCTAGGGGTGAAGAACATCAAGAAAAACAATGCCGGGGAGCCGGCTATGCCCCCGAACTTCCAGGCTTGCGCGAACCTTTTCCGCGATCGGCTGCTAAAGCCAGTGGGGCTGACATGTGAGGCGGCCAACTGCGGCATCGCTGGTGTCATGCAGCCACCGCTGACCAACTTCACCGGGGAAATCTACGTGTTTTCGTTCATCTTTGATCTGCTGGCCTTGGCGAACAGCTCCCTGGTGCCAGCAGGGGCTGCCGTGTCAAGGGAAAAGTTTGAGGTGAAGCTGCCGGACCTAGCGACGATTGCGGAGGGTcactgcgccgccttctccctcaccCGTATCGCCGAGGCGACCGCCAAGGAGGGCCTCGGTAGCCTGAAGCCGGAGTACGAGTGCATGTATTACTCCTACGTGTACGCGCTTCTCCGCTACGGGTACGAGGTGCCAGAGGATCGCGTGCTGCACGTGGTGAAGAAGATCCGCGGCTACGAGACCGCCTGGTCCCTCGGCGCCTCACTCCTCTCTCTTACCTAAATTGCCTGCCGACGGGAAACGGCATTTGGGcgtgggaagaggagagggcggggcCGCTGATGTGCGGTGTTGCGGTGCATCCTGAAGCGATGGCTGGCAGGATGACAGCCACGGGCGTGTGCATGCAGCTCGCACTTCTCTATATCCTCCTCACCACTCCATCTCCTCGTCAACAGAGCAGTGCCTTCTTGTCCGCCCTTTCGCTGGTACCGTGTATCAGGCGACGGCCATGCCGTTGTCGCTGtcggctgtgtgtgcgtgtgtatgtcAAGCCAGGTTTACGTTGTGCTTTCTCCGTCGATCTCTCTTGCAATGTACCTCGTGTAAAGCCATGACgtctgttgttgttgccgaAGGTGCGCGACAGGAAGGAAAGACGGAGGGATGATGCAAAAACAACGTGTGGATGAGGAGTGGGCCAAGGCACTCTCCGCTATTCCAGTGACATGCATCACCGCGTACCTAGCTTCTCCCTAACTCCCTTATGCTCTTCTACTCATGGCTGATCTCGAGGAGCGACGCCGTTGTGCGCGTTTAGCTCTtcctccacacacatacacacttTTTGACTGTCCACCACGACTATGGATTGCCTGTGGCTGGcggaaaaggggagggggtgcgcgcGTCTACCTACTCGTGCGCAGTGCTGTTCGAGGTCGCAAGTGTAGGGATGTCCGATCGGTATGCACGTCCACGAAAATAGGAAACTCGCCAGCCACGATGCGTTGGGAGGATCGATTTCGACCGCGCCAGGCACATATTTTGCGACGtcacacacaagcacacactgTGTCTCCCCTGCTTCTATTGTTTGCCCTTTCGCCGTCGCACGCGATGTGCgggcttgtgcgtgtgtgctgcgcacgTGGGCCGTGCCTCggttctcctctctctttgtctgtctgtctaTCGGTCTGCCATGCCGCTGTTCAGTGATCAGCGCAGaagacccccccccccaccctcacccAAACCCAtttttcttcttcctgcGAGGAGCACGCGGtacgtgtgcgggtgtgttggccgccctcttctctcatTGTGATTGGCAACAAGATCGACaactgcgcgcgcgcagacacacaggtGTCGAATACGCGAAGTGGCGGAGTGGCCGTCAGCGGGCTGAGAAGCTGCCTTGTCATGGCGAAGACTTCTCGTCTCGTGCGTTGACCGTTACAAGCCTCCTGGGGCCCATCGCtcgtcgtgtgtgcgtgcgcgctttctccaccgccactgcatcccccccccctccccctactcACTGGgacacgcgcgcggcggACGGTGTGTACGCACCTGTAGGTACCCTTCTgcgagaaaagagaaggtgcCGCTCTCGACCCCAAGGCCTCGCACTCCTCACATGCAcatctcccccttctctcctcctcccattctcctccttcgctcTCCTTGCTcgctcccccttctctctcgtacGCATGCCGTGTgctctccaccaccaccaccactcgcacgcacgcattcGCGATGGTCATGCTCTCCGGATGGCTTCTGTGCCCGTGTGTCTGGATGCATATGCCCAGCATCCGTGTCCGATATCCCCCAGCTCACCTTTCCTGTGCTCTCGTGTTCTTGTGCACGCgggcctctccctctgtcccTCTGTCCCTCTGTGGGTGCTGTTCGGCGTGCTGTCCTTGTATCAGGGGACTGCTTCTTCCACTACACAGAGTAGCATCGGAGGCGGTCAGCAACGCTGCAAATCGTGGCATCTCACCTCACGTGCGCTACTGACcgttttttctctcttctatCCTTTATTTGGAGCAGTACGCGGGCGAATCgctccccacacacacacagcacgaTAGACAGTCCATGGCTATGGTGCACACAACCTACCCCCAGTGCTTGTCGCTGGTGGAAGCGGACACcgccgaggtggaggtgcagcaggcACTGGAGGACGGTGCCAACACACTCTACTTTAGCCACCACTTCAATCATACCGATGTCCCGCCCAGTatcgctgcgctgcgcgagcaaCTGGAGGTTCTCCATATAGATAACAACTACCCCTTCACAGCCATTTCTCCCCGCGTGACGGCGTTGACGAACCTGCGTTGGCTGAACGCGAGCTACTGCTCACTCCGCAGCGTGGACTCCTCGATCAGCCGCCTGTCAAagctggagcggctgacGCTGAACAACAATTTGCTGACCTGGCTGCCGCTCGATGTCTGGCAGctgaaggcgctggaggaaCTGCACCTGGACAACAACCAGCTCAATGTGCTGCCCGGGggcctcctcttccttcctcGCCTTCGTGTTTTGACACTGGAGAACAACCCTCTCTACACGCCCGAGGAGGTTCATGGGGCGGCTGCAGCAACCTACAttccggcgcagcgcagcgtggACTGCAGCGCATGCTGCATCCGGTCCCGCAACTACAAGGTCTTTGTCACCTTCCACACGATCGTGGGCCATCGCGACGTCCCGTTTGTGCACTTTGTGTGCTCCGACGAGTgcgccgtgcacgtgcgcacgcgcctgGAGGCGTATGACCGGGCCCACCTCAACCAGCAGTGAGTCGTGCGCGGTGTGCGTCGTATGTAACTGTCGCAGGCGGGAGAGGTGGGGTCTGTGttcgtggtggtggggggggggaatgtGGCAGTGTGTTTGCATTGCCACATGTTTTTCTTCGGTACTCCCTCTATCAGGAGCCGTGGAATCTGCATGCGGGCGTCgttgccctctctcccaACTCGCTCACCCCCTCACTCCTCTCCGGTGCCTTGTTGTGTGTACTCTATCTTCTTCTTTTGCTGCTGTCGTTCGTTTTCTCgtcgttgttgttctctcgCTTTCGAACGCCTCTGCGCCCCTCCCATgttcacctcctccctctctccgtcttttttttctttgcatgcgagtgtgtgggtgtgggtgctcTCGCTACGCCTGCCTTCCGCCGTGCAGCCGTGGCATTGCTTCCCGCCCGTTGCGTTCCGCAGGTATCCCCTTTCTCTGCGTTTTATCTGGAGCGTTCGATGTGTAGGCCTTGCTGCGGGAATACAGGCATATGtttcctttttgtgtgtgtatagtTCTGCCACTAGTCGGATGGCGGTGCCATGGGCGATGTGGCGAGTTAcgcgtgtgtatgcttgtgtaggcggcagaggcgcccCTCGATGTTTATCTATCTCACGCTTCTccatcctctctcttctccgaAGCGTTTCGCATACGTTTTTCCGTTTCACCTTTCTACCTGTTCCTTATTTTCTTCTTTCGTTCCCACTGGCACTGAGACGcgccccgccctccctctcacacCCCCTGTCCCCTctcctcgtgcgcgtgtgtcccttccccttcctcgcgttcctcttctcccttccctcacTGCCGCAAGCCGACGCCTGTTCTCGTGTactcttttctgttttctctctctcctgtgcgccgtcttctccgtcttgcacgcgcgtgccgtcCCTCGTTGCCTCTGGCCCCTCTCGTCCtttgggggagagggaggggaagaagaggggggcaGGACCACACAATTTGTATCGGCCGTccacctccccacccccaaccGCCACCACCTTCGACATGAGCGGAGGAGATCACACCGACAGCGAGACGGACGCAGGGACAGAGGCAGTATTCTCGGAACCGCGCGACTCGTAGAGGCGCAATGTATTTCGCGAAGCCTCAGAGAACATAGAAAGAAGATGGCAGAAGGCGGGACAGACACGGACGACGACCGAGAGCCTGGATGAGGAGGCACGGCTGCActcacacagagagagagagagtcggaaagaagaagagagggcgggggaggggggcataTGTATGATGCCGGGTGTGGGCCAGATCCATGTAAAGCATCGCCCAATGCACATCCATCGGCCTGCCCAAGGGACAGGCCGACGgatcgcctccctcctccctttccttAAACTGTTGTatctctttctttcctcaggctcctttttcttgttgttTGTGGTGACGCGCCACTTCAGGTGACGCGACCGCCTCTTTTCTGTGCAGTGGTGCCTCCATGAAGCAGTTGCAGCACTGTCCACTCGGccgcctcttccccctccacacacacccacaccgcGGAGAACGCACGTACGCGAGGACAGTGGTAGGGGGTGATGCCCCCAAAAACGGAGCgcacgaaaaagaagggatCTGCGTGACCACGCTAAAGCGACTAGGCCTGTGGTAGTTGTGCCGGCACGCGTCTGCGACGGGATATCGCATGTACTCCTTTGATTAGAGGGTATAGGACGTGGGTGCGCGGGGCTGTTGTGCGCATAAAGCTCGTGTGAGGCCAAGCCAGCCGACGCAGCGGACTCTTGTGCATACCGCAgcgctccaccgccacccacgcTTGGGCGAATTGTAGGTGCCCTCATTCGTTTATTATCCACCGGTGTTCCTGCATCTGGCTTTCTTCCGCTCTCGTTTTCTCGttgggctgctgcgcgtacATGGCGTCCTGGCCCTCCTTGAAGGAGGGACTcggcgcccctctccccccgcCTCCGTCATGCCTGTACCCGTTTCCTGTcactcccccttctctttaCTTGTCGGCTTTTCTCATCCTTGTCGCCCCGCTCAGgtagcggtgccgcagcacccacaccttttgttgtttgttcTCTCGCCATTGCGTCGACATGAGCGCCCCTCTCACGGAGCACAACCTCTTCAGTGCCCTCCGAGAGTACGCCTCTAGGCTGGAGGTGCAGTACAtgatcgaggaggaggtgaagaagttccaggagaaggtgctgccgcgAGTCTTGTCCGAGGCCTTCGCGACTGCGTCtcatgcggcagcggcggaatCGACGGCAAgtggcgatgcagcaggagcagcgagTCGAACGGTCTCCTCGTCACCGCCATCCAAaaccgcagcaccgtcgcacGCAACCGCCACCCCAAATTCCGACTGGGTTCGAACGTTCCTCAAGGCACATGTGGATGACGTGCTCAGCCGACAGCTGCCCCCCATGATTGTGCGTGAAGTGCAGCAACAGCTGCGCAACGCTAATGGGAGTGCACTGGCTCCATCTTCGTCATCTGGCTCTCCGCCGTGCGGCGAGTCGTCGGtaccggcagcggctgctcgaGCACGTGCAGGCTtgccgccgctcccgccttctccgcgttCATCACGGTCACCACCATGTGAAACGACCCCCGTGCCAGCAGGGAGGATTACACCCGAACATCGAGGGGGCGGCAACAGAGACTTGACCTTGCtggcctctgccgccgatgacgagggtcgccggcagcgcaaACAGATCCTCAACGCCATCGCGGATATTGAGCATCAACTACAAGGCGTGCAACGTGAACTCGACGAGGTggtgcaccagcagcggctgtcCCGGTGCCGGTTCGAATACCTTTGCGAGACACTCCACGGGACGGGCTTATCTTCAGCTGCGGAGAgcacgccgtcgtcgctgtgcgT includes:
- a CDS encoding nucleoside phosphatase, putative, whose translation is MSRVFVAFFAAVLFVVFLTAYDVGVGTANPLQSRHMQLTQNAVKKSEANLVNCREVNADLKSGGGVNAAQAIAEMRRQREELMNIVALERERVVSARSLLQVCEDELASDLSVLFGVADHNFTARIRSLEEKRKHLEGLHSMLNTTPFGAVELRRSSEIRALQAALLHEMRASKKKAENGVANGEACTKTSDKYSVVFDIGSTGNRVHVYKYRVAPATHTAAAAGSELSDIDLVEELFELNHKALSELDNPVQDAPEALWELFMKAKYFVPAELHACTAVEFKATAGLRMLGMEKATEILDGIRARYRNETFWLRGNAPVRILDACEEGPMAWLTVNYLLGVFSRGTKATASTVAVIDLGGGSTQIVFEPGESAFHGMRTDLRYSATLGSRSVSAYQHSYEGYGLHAATKELLFHIQGKSQEKPGGGTTTSTATTTTTTTPANSGDKALPVWNVLGNLGADGSSERDGIVTKRAPPMPPPPLPDAEAVEAFPCFAVGYEDPLGVKNIKKNNAGEPAMPPNFQACANLFRDRLLKPVGLTCEAANCGIAGVMQPPLTNFTGEIYVFSFIFDLLALANSSLVPAGAAVSREKFEVKLPDLATIAEGHCAAFSLTRIAEATAKEGLGSLKPEYECMYYSYVYALLRYGYEVPEDRVLHVVKKIRGYETAWSLGASLLSLT
- a CDS encoding leucine-rich repeat protein, putative, with the translated sequence MAMVHTTYPQCLSLVEADTAEVEVQQALEDGANTLYFSHHFNHTDVPPSIAALREQLEVLHIDNNYPFTAISPRVTALTNLRWLNASYCSLRSVDSSISRLSKLERLTLNNNLLTWLPLDVWQLKALEELHLDNNQLNVLPGGLLFLPRLRVLTLENNPLYTPEEVHGAAAATYIPAQRSVDCSACCIRSRNYKVFVTFHTIVGHRDVPFVHFVCSDECAVHVRTRLEAYDRAHLNQQ